In Lytechinus variegatus isolate NC3 chromosome 18, Lvar_3.0, whole genome shotgun sequence, a single genomic region encodes these proteins:
- the LOC121431616 gene encoding kelch-like protein 3 translates to MDLPEAIEMEDMEIPPPDAPPYTNTLHTQKAFEVLNVFRKQNVLCDVILEAEGVEIPAHRIVLASCSQYFSAMFTSELSESRAEKIILQEVDGRALSLLIDFVYTSEVQVTEENVQTLLPAASLLQLNDVRDACCDFLQKQLHPTNCLGIRAFADVHSCSELYHYAQNYTMQHFSAVVHSDEFFALPAAQVCELISSDHLTVHSEEEVFEAVVSWVKQDPSNRSDYMPQLVEHVRLPLLSRDYLIQRVEEEQLIKGNSDCKDFLIEAMKYHLLPKEQRGTMKNPRTRLRTPIGLPKLMLVVGGQAPKAIRSVEVYDFKEETWTQAAEMPSRRCRAGVAVLNGMVYAVGGFNGSLRVRTVDVYDPVRNMWSSVASMEARRSTLGVAVLNGMIYAVGGFDGTTGLSSVEAYDPKINEWRPVAQMNTRRSSVGVAVLNGFLYAVGGYDGASRHCLSSVERYDPAENKWSTVAEMSTRRSGAGVGVVDGLLYAVGGHDGPMVRKSVEVYNPDSDRWSQVADMTLCRRNAGVASVNGLLYVVGGDDGTSNLASVECFNPRTDNWSLVRSTMTTGRSYSGIATIDKVPHLNAYREGNSLQWDPESMKTEGAYAQLPNP, encoded by the exons ATGGATCTTCCAGAGGCAATAGAGATGGAAGATATGGAGATCCCTCCTCCTGATGCCCCACCCTACACCAACACTCTTCACACCCAGAAGGCTTTTGAGGTGCTCAACGTCTTCAGAAA GCAAAATGTTTTATGTGATGTGATTCTGGAAGCGGAGGGTGTGGAGATCCCGGCTCACCGCATCGTCCTCGCGTCCTGCAGTCAGTACTTCTCTGCGATGTTCACGAGTGAACTATCCGAGAGTCGTGCGGAGAAGATCATCCTTCAGGAGGTGGATGGCAGAGCCCTTTCGTTGCTCATTGATTTCGTCTACACCTCAGAAGTTCAGGTTACAGAGGAAAATGTTCAG ACGTTGCTGCCTGCTGCCAGTTTACTGCAGCTGAATGACGTTCGAGACGCATGCTGTGACTTCCTACAGAAGCAACTCCATCCTACGAACTGTCTTGGTATCAGAGCGTTTGCCGACGTGCACTCGTGTAGCGAACTTTATCACTATGCCCAGAATTATACCATGCAGCATTTCAG TGCGGTTGTCCACAGCGATGAGTTCTTTGCACTGCCTGCTGCTCAAGTCTGTGAATTGATAAGCAGCGATCACCTGACAGTTCATTCCGAAGAAGAG GTATTTGAAGCCGTGGTATCGTGGGTAAAGCAGGATCCTAGTAACCGTAGCGACTACATGCCTCAGCTGGTTGAGCATGTCCGATTACCTCTCCTCTCTAGGGACTATCTCATCCAACGGGTCGAGGAGGAACAGCTCATAAAAG gCAATAGTGATTGTAAAGACTTTTTGATAGAAGCCATGAAATACCACCTATTACCTAAAGAACAGAGAGGTACAATGAAGAATCCTAGGACCAGATTACGAACCCCAATCGGTCTACCAAAG TTAATGTTGGTAGTTGGTGGACAAGCCCCCAAAGCTATCCGCAGCGTTGAAGTGTATGACTTCAAGGAAGAGACCTGGACGCAAGCAGCTGAAATGCCTTCAAGGAGATGCAGAGCAG gAGTTGCTGTTCTTAATGGCATGGTCTATGCCGTTGGTGGATTCAACGGGTCGCTGAGAGTGAGAACGGTTGATGTCTACGATCCTGTGAGGAATATGTGGTCTTCGGTAGCATCCATGGAAGCGAGGCGTAGTACGTTAGGTGTAGCAGTCTTAAATGGGATGATTTATGCCGTAGGCGGATTTGACGGCACCACAG GTTTGAGTAGCGTAGAGGCATACGATCCTAAGATTAATGAATGGAGACCGGTAGCACAGATGAACACAAGACGGAGTAGTGTAGGAGTGGCTGTCCTTAATG GGTTCCTGTATGCTGTAGGTGGTTATGATGGAGCATCAAGGCATTGTTTGAGCTCAGTAGAAAGATACGACCCGGCTGAAAATAAATGGTCTACTGTGGCTGAGATGAGCACAAGAAGAAGTGGTGCAG GTGTCGGTGTGGTAGATGGGTTACTCTATGCAGTAGGCGGTCATGATGGTCCGATGGTTAGGAAGAGTGTGGAGGTATATAACCCAGATTCAGATAGATGGTCACAAGTAGCTGATATGACTCTATGCCGTAGGAACGCAG GTGTCGCATCAGTGAACGGACTCCTGTACGTTGTAGGCGGGGACGATGGAACGTCAAATCTTGCCTCTGTGGAATGCTTCAATCCAAGAACTGATAATTGGTCGTTGGTACGCTCCACCATGACGACGGGGCGCAGTTATTCGGGAATCGCGACCATCGACAAGGTCCCGCATCTAAACGCTTACCGGGAAGGGAATTCGCTGCAGTGGGATCCCGAGAGCATGAAGACGGAAGGAGCTTATGCCCAACTACCAAATCCATGA